One genomic region from Methanomassiliicoccales archaeon encodes:
- a CDS encoding radical SAM protein, protein MKVLLINPPTSKKGQFIAREDRCENSVINPIPPTGLVYLASILEEKNHQVKIIDANGADYSLDFLRKVFLTEKPDYLVIKVAPETFHSDLKVAELCKNICKSKIIMICWSLTNLPLDVMNNAKFVDYYIIDHYYERVIPEIIDEVRLSSIEGLAYREEDKIVLNEGSNKFDYNKIKKPNWNLIENFEKYWVQAPVFSPWCMVISTKGCGMGCIFCTIYDIKPSFRDIKNVVDEVEFLYNKKNINYISFFDATFNLNHKRLIAICQEIKSRELKGLIWFANIRAGITKEEATSMYEAGCRGVSIGIESGSQQILENAAKGIDINQASNTIKILKSVGIRQYTSFILGLPGETMDTMRMTKEFILNTKPNGFQINSLVPYPRSKIFEIAKQKGLLKDYNFEDLLLYNTPISLSDHLNANQINMYREKIYKMIYLNPTWWLYNAMEALFNNQEIKSNLSYSFRLLKRVFQGVKNEV, encoded by the coding sequence ATGAAAGTATTGTTAATTAACCCTCCAACATCTAAGAAAGGGCAATTTATTGCCAGAGAAGATAGGTGTGAAAATTCTGTAATCAACCCTATTCCACCAACTGGATTGGTATATTTAGCAAGTATTTTGGAAGAAAAAAATCACCAAGTTAAAATAATTGATGCGAATGGAGCTGATTATTCTTTAGATTTTTTGCGCAAAGTATTCCTTACTGAAAAACCTGATTATTTAGTCATCAAAGTAGCTCCAGAAACTTTTCATTCAGATTTAAAAGTAGCCGAATTATGTAAAAATATATGCAAAAGTAAAATTATAATGATATGTTGGTCCTTAACAAATTTACCTCTTGACGTGATGAATAATGCAAAATTTGTAGATTATTATATTATTGATCATTATTATGAAAGAGTTATACCAGAAATCATTGACGAAGTAAGATTATCATCAATAGAGGGATTAGCATATCGTGAAGAAGACAAAATCGTTTTAAATGAAGGTTCCAATAAATTTGATTATAATAAAATAAAAAAACCTAACTGGAATTTAATTGAAAACTTTGAGAAATATTGGGTTCAAGCACCTGTCTTTTCTCCATGGTGTATGGTGATAAGTACAAAAGGGTGTGGCATGGGTTGTATTTTTTGTACTATTTATGATATAAAGCCTTCTTTTCGTGATATAAAAAATGTTGTTGATGAGGTTGAGTTTTTATATAATAAAAAAAATATAAATTATATTTCTTTTTTTGATGCAACTTTTAATTTGAATCACAAACGACTTATTGCTATTTGCCAAGAGATCAAAAGCAGGGAATTGAAAGGATTAATTTGGTTCGCAAATATTCGTGCAGGCATAACGAAAGAAGAAGCAACTTCAATGTATGAAGCTGGTTGCCGAGGAGTTTCAATAGGAATAGAATCAGGTTCGCAGCAAATATTAGAAAATGCCGCGAAAGGCATTGATATAAATCAAGCTTCTAATACGATTAAGATTTTAAAATCTGTTGGCATTAGACAATATACATCTTTTATTTTAGGCCTTCCTGGTGAAACTATGGATACTATGCGTATGACTAAAGAATTTATTCTTAATACAAAACCTAATGGCTTTCAAATCAATAGTTTGGTTCCATATCCAAGAAGTAAAATTTTTGAAATTGCTAAACAAAAAGGCTTATTAAAAGATTATAACTTTGAGGATTTACTTTTATATAACACTCCAATCAGTTTATCAGATCATTTAAATGCAAATCAAATCAATATGTATAGGGAAAAGATTTATAAAATGATTTATTTAAATCCTACTTGGTGGCTTTATAATGCCATGGAAGCTTTATTTAACAATCAAGAAATAAAAAGTAATTTATCTTATAGTTTTAGACTTCTAAAAAGGGTTTTTCAAGGTGTAAAAAATGAAGTATAA
- a CDS encoding glycosyltransferase family 4 protein, which yields MNVLILTPEFHTVWGGVGTYVNELAKTLSHKVELYIITPKRVTFNKNIKIIEEEYKYKNNVNLYSVGIASDTFLFNVDFQLKVKGILEKILKKENIDIIHTQSTMPDLFINTSRIKIPILTTIHTTVQGQINAIIYNKINFSFLERSEFLSYLISPIIIPLENNYYKKRYNYITVSNWAKKIFSKEKKIDENKINVIYNGIDINAFNPGNKDVSFLKNMNPNIKTNMPIITFISRVVGKKGILTLLEAIKIIEKYYDVQFIIAGPGDQNIIKKLPNSCLYLGYLTTEEKKKLLASSDIFVLPSYYENFPFAILEAMSSGTAIVTTNVGGIPEMITNDQEGILINPGDSKMLAETLISLIENDNKRKKLGEAARKKAIQEFNWNITAKKTELLYESILKN from the coding sequence ATGAATGTACTAATATTGACACCCGAATTTCATACTGTTTGGGGAGGAGTTGGAACTTATGTAAATGAGCTAGCGAAAACTTTATCTCATAAAGTTGAGCTTTATATTATTACTCCAAAGAGAGTGACTTTTAATAAAAATATTAAAATTATAGAGGAAGAATATAAATATAAAAATAACGTTAATTTGTATAGTGTTGGTATTGCATCAGATACATTTCTCTTTAATGTCGATTTTCAATTAAAAGTTAAAGGTATTCTAGAAAAAATTTTGAAGAAAGAAAATATTGACATAATTCATACGCAAAGTACAATGCCAGATTTATTTATAAATACTTCTCGTATAAAAATACCGATTTTGACAACGATACACACCACCGTTCAAGGTCAAATTAATGCAATAATATATAATAAAATAAATTTTAGCTTTTTAGAAAGAAGTGAATTTCTTAGTTATTTAATTTCACCGATTATTATTCCATTGGAAAATAATTATTATAAAAAAAGATATAATTATATTACAGTTTCAAATTGGGCAAAGAAAATATTTTCAAAAGAAAAAAAAATAGATGAAAATAAGATAAATGTTATTTACAATGGAATTGATATAAATGCGTTCAACCCAGGTAATAAAGATGTAAGTTTCTTAAAAAATATGAATCCGAATATAAAAACAAATATGCCCATAATAACATTTATTTCAAGGGTTGTAGGAAAAAAGGGAATTTTGACACTATTAGAAGCGATAAAAATTATAGAAAAATATTATGATGTCCAATTTATAATTGCGGGACCGGGCGATCAAAATATTATAAAAAAGTTACCTAATTCCTGCCTTTATTTAGGATACCTTACAACGGAAGAGAAAAAAAAATTATTGGCCTCATCGGACATTTTTGTCTTACCATCCTATTACGAAAATTTTCCATTTGCAATTCTCGAAGCAATGTCCTCCGGCACAGCTATTGTGACTACAAATGTAGGTGGAATTCCGGAAATGATTACTAACGATCAAGAAGGAATTCTAATTAATCCTGGCGATAGCAAAATGCTTGCTGAGACATTGATTTCTTTAATTGAAAACGATAATAAAAGGAAGAAATTGGGAGAGGCGGCAAGAAAAAAAGCAATACAGGAATTCAATTGGAACATCACAGCAAAAAAAACCGAATTATTGTATGAATCGATTTTAAAAAATTGA
- a CDS encoding PAS domain S-box protein has translation MTHRQLRMSCDVMRVLAVDDDESFAEVIKAFLEVEQGTVVRVALSTKEARKKLEEDDYDAIVCDYQMPGEDGIEFLKWLRKEGEEIPFILFTGKGREEVAKEALNVGADGYLQKTIPLEPTFAELRHRINSVVHKRKAEELLRQSEERLREIIEATPAGYFFIDSEGRFRKVNKAWLSMHGYDHEKEVIGKHFSLTQPPDYLPEAERVVARVLSGETISHGEAKRLTRDGRVLYHNYTARPVNLNGSVIGLEGFLIDTTQHMLSERALVEAEQRLRGLFETMIDAVAVHEIILDEGGRPVDSRLLQVNPAFEALTGLSSDHVIGRTLREVIPGLEDFWVERLGKVAMTGEPDRFVSYAKPMGKYFSVSAYRNAPMQFTVIFEDVTDRIIAEERLRESEAKYRTLFESASEAIVLAQGSMLLMVNPMAIELTGYSREEMLCLPLTTFIHPDDRGMVTDIMTARAKGENAPSSYQIRVLKKSGEVRWTDVKAVRVNWNGRPASLAYLTDITEMKLAEENLRTSHEVLEDVLDFFPEATFVVDSEGEVVAWNRAMEKLTGVPKEEMLGKKGGAQAVPFYGISRPMLHDLIAMDDKELESKYDYVTRKGEVLYAETFCPALADGKGLYIWGTAAPIYDAKGRRIGAIETVRDVTDLRRKEMELSKMNSSLRMLNEIVRHDLNNQMVVLSGLLGLCLRLTTEGDKLRPSLERMAQVLENVQEQVWFMSDYQRVGASEPAWFSFATLVEDAFSRLRPKGVTLHNMPKEFQIFADPLVKRVPYNLIDNSMRHGGGVKNIRVSAEVKGKELVIVYEDDGVGIKEEDKPRLFEKGFGKNTGLGLFLIREILIVTNIKIYENGEKGAKFLICVPENNWKK, from the coding sequence GTGACTCATAGGCAGCTTCGCATGTCATGTGATGTCATGCGTGTCCTGGCAGTGGACGATGATGAAAGCTTCGCTGAGGTGATCAAGGCATTCCTTGAGGTAGAGCAGGGAACAGTAGTCAGGGTCGCCCTCTCCACCAAGGAGGCAAGGAAGAAGCTAGAAGAGGATGACTATGATGCCATAGTCTGCGATTACCAAATGCCAGGAGAGGATGGGATTGAGTTCCTGAAATGGCTTAGAAAAGAGGGGGAAGAGATACCTTTTATCCTTTTCACCGGGAAAGGGCGCGAGGAAGTCGCCAAGGAGGCCCTGAACGTTGGCGCGGATGGATATCTGCAAAAGACCATTCCGTTGGAACCGACCTTCGCCGAACTGAGACATCGGATCAATTCGGTAGTGCATAAGCGGAAGGCAGAGGAGCTGCTTCGCCAGAGCGAAGAAAGGCTAAGGGAGATAATCGAGGCCACGCCTGCGGGCTATTTCTTCATTGATTCCGAGGGGAGGTTCAGGAAGGTCAATAAGGCATGGCTAAGCATGCATGGCTATGATCATGAGAAGGAGGTCATAGGAAAGCATTTCTCCTTGACGCAGCCACCTGACTATCTGCCGGAGGCAGAGAGGGTAGTGGCGCGGGTACTCTCTGGCGAGACGATATCACATGGCGAAGCCAAGAGGCTCACCCGCGACGGCAGGGTGTTGTACCATAACTACACCGCGCGCCCGGTCAACCTAAATGGCTCTGTAATCGGCCTAGAAGGTTTCTTGATCGACACTACGCAGCACATGCTCTCGGAAAGAGCGCTGGTGGAGGCGGAGCAGAGGCTGAGAGGGCTGTTCGAGACGATGATCGATGCCGTGGCTGTCCATGAAATCATATTGGACGAGGGGGGAAGACCGGTGGACTCCCGCCTCCTCCAGGTAAATCCTGCCTTCGAGGCCCTCACTGGCCTTAGTTCAGATCATGTCATAGGCAGGACACTAAGAGAAGTGATACCAGGGCTGGAAGATTTTTGGGTGGAAAGGTTGGGAAAGGTAGCGATGACGGGTGAGCCAGATAGGTTCGTCAGCTACGCCAAGCCCATGGGGAAATATTTCTCTGTCAGCGCCTACCGCAATGCCCCGATGCAGTTCACGGTCATATTTGAGGACGTGACCGATCGCATCATTGCAGAGGAGAGGCTGAGAGAGAGCGAAGCGAAGTACCGCACCCTGTTCGAAAGCGCGTCGGAGGCCATAGTGCTTGCGCAGGGATCGATGCTGCTCATGGTGAATCCCATGGCCATCGAGCTCACGGGATATAGCAGGGAGGAGATGCTCTGTCTCCCTTTGACGACCTTCATACATCCTGATGACAGGGGCATGGTCACGGACATAATGACGGCAAGAGCCAAGGGCGAGAATGCCCCCTCTAGTTACCAGATACGTGTCCTAAAGAAGAGCGGCGAGGTGCGCTGGACGGATGTGAAGGCGGTGAGGGTCAATTGGAATGGGAGGCCCGCATCATTAGCCTATCTCACGGACATCACTGAGATGAAGCTAGCAGAGGAGAATTTGCGCACCTCACATGAAGTGCTGGAAGATGTGCTCGATTTCTTCCCCGAGGCTACCTTCGTGGTCGATTCCGAAGGCGAGGTGGTGGCATGGAACCGCGCCATGGAGAAGTTGACCGGCGTGCCCAAGGAGGAGATGTTGGGCAAGAAGGGAGGGGCCCAGGCGGTTCCTTTTTACGGCATATCCCGACCGATGCTCCATGACCTGATCGCCATGGACGATAAGGAGCTGGAGAGCAAGTACGATTACGTGACCAGGAAGGGCGAGGTGCTCTATGCCGAGACCTTCTGCCCCGCTTTGGCCGATGGTAAGGGGCTTTACATTTGGGGCACGGCCGCACCGATATATGACGCCAAGGGAAGGAGGATAGGGGCTATCGAGACGGTGAGGGACGTAACCGATCTGCGGCGTAAGGAGATGGAGCTCAGCAAGATGAATTCTAGTCTCAGGATGCTGAACGAGATCGTGAGGCATGATCTGAACAACCAAATGGTGGTGCTGAGCGGTCTTCTGGGGCTATGCCTCAGGCTCACCACCGAGGGCGATAAGCTCCGGCCTAGCCTGGAAAGGATGGCGCAGGTCCTGGAGAACGTGCAGGAGCAGGTCTGGTTCATGAGCGATTATCAGAGAGTGGGGGCGAGCGAGCCGGCTTGGTTCAGCTTCGCCACGCTGGTTGAGGATGCCTTCTCCCGCCTCAGGCCGAAGGGCGTGACACTGCACAACATGCCCAAGGAGTTCCAGATCTTCGCCGATCCCTTGGTGAAGAGGGTCCCCTACAATCTCATCGACAACTCCATGCGCCATGGAGGGGGAGTGAAGAATATAAGGGTGAGCGCGGAGGTGAAGGGTAAGGAGTTGGTAATCGTTTACGAGGATGATGGAGTTGGGATTAAGGAAGAGGATAAGCCTCGGCTTTTCGAGAAAGGATTTGGAAAAAATACTGGCCTAGGACTTTTTTTAATTAGAGAGATATTAATCGTAACAAATATTAAAATTTATGAAAATGGGGAAAAAGGGGCCAAATTTTTAATATGCGTACCTGAGAATAATTGGAAAAAATGA
- a CDS encoding type II CAAX endopeptidase family protein yields MSQPTITGDGEVEQTKQSIMEIGKGGALTLRNLINILLPLALILSAEAFFFVGYPMECIWVHGLNVFLCLLLLVVIGDDQGLFQAFSLVSLIRILGLGMPLFFDLTLYNFVPIYLAAIVSGMIVIGDGRPVKEQLKLVAQGGMKAFRWVLRRPMKATALLATGVLTGYALANVEYAIISPEALIPEWDLANLLFLGVIMLLFVGFGEELLFRAILQRRVISKMGEFMMTVSAVVLGVVLSSMVFAAMHSVYLSLDYLAYVFIVGLLLGNLYRITGSLGYVSLIHGSINFFLFSFLPFGYLRLF; encoded by the coding sequence ATGTCTCAGCCTACGATAACTGGAGATGGAGAGGTCGAGCAGACAAAGCAGTCGATTATGGAAATCGGAAAGGGCGGTGCCCTGACTCTAAGGAACCTCATCAACATCCTCCTTCCTTTGGCTCTAATCCTCTCCGCCGAGGCCTTCTTCTTCGTCGGCTATCCCATGGAATGCATATGGGTGCATGGGTTGAATGTATTCCTTTGCCTTCTGCTGTTGGTGGTGATAGGCGATGACCAAGGTCTGTTCCAGGCTTTCTCTCTTGTCTCCCTCATCCGCATATTGGGTCTCGGTATGCCCTTGTTCTTCGACCTCACCCTCTACAACTTCGTCCCCATCTACCTGGCGGCCATCGTAAGCGGCATGATCGTGATAGGCGATGGCAGGCCGGTCAAGGAGCAGTTGAAGCTAGTGGCGCAGGGCGGTATGAAAGCCTTCCGCTGGGTACTGCGTAGGCCTATGAAGGCCACGGCACTCCTGGCCACAGGAGTTTTGACCGGATACGCCTTGGCAAACGTTGAGTACGCCATCATATCCCCTGAAGCTTTAATACCAGAATGGGACCTGGCCAATCTGCTTTTTCTAGGCGTCATTATGCTCCTCTTCGTGGGATTCGGAGAAGAATTGCTTTTTCGCGCCATTCTACAAAGGAGGGTAATCAGCAAAATGGGCGAGTTCATGATGACCGTATCCGCCGTGGTGCTAGGTGTGGTGCTCTCCTCCATGGTATTCGCAGCGATGCACTCAGTATATCTGAGCCTCGACTATTTGGCCTATGTATTCATCGTAGGTTTGCTCCTGGGGAATCTGTACCGCATCACTGGTAGTCTGGGATACGTCTCTCTCATACACGGCTCGATCAATTTCTTCCTCTTCTCCTTCCTGCCCTTCGGCTACCTGAGGCTGTTTTAA
- a CDS encoding DUF1616 domain-containing protein gives MNQKAKESWDLLGIAVSSILLVLSIAFLPEFPLRIVLGLPFLLFFPGYVLIAFLFPEKKSLEIIERIALSFGLSIAVTPLIGFALNYTPFGIRLAPILVSITAFNLGFSYLAWWRRYKIEEPYLPFDLKGTFNSLFAQYRSEGRLDRALSIILVISIVSSGIALAYVIAVPRQGESFTEFYILGPGHNASGYPHRLRVGEQANVIVGIANHERRQVHYFIQTWLVNASFIDNRTVVHELYYLEQFDVVLGHKDVDLESPWESQWEMNYSFSIPIEGKYKVWFFLFLDQVPWYAEGLQYMQDCRGTPSEELVQKAVRNELLSLNLNLDVRA, from the coding sequence ATGAATCAAAAGGCCAAGGAGTCATGGGATCTGCTGGGCATAGCAGTCTCCTCCATCCTCCTGGTTCTCTCCATAGCCTTTCTGCCAGAGTTCCCTCTGAGGATCGTCCTCGGTCTGCCTTTCCTACTCTTCTTCCCCGGATACGTGCTCATAGCCTTCCTTTTCCCTGAGAAAAAGAGCTTGGAGATCATAGAGCGCATCGCCCTCTCCTTCGGGCTGAGTATCGCCGTGACACCACTTATAGGCTTTGCACTCAACTACACGCCTTTTGGCATTCGATTGGCGCCGATCCTTGTTAGCATCACCGCTTTCAACCTAGGATTCAGCTACCTGGCATGGTGGAGGAGGTATAAGATAGAGGAGCCTTACCTGCCCTTCGACCTTAAGGGCACGTTCAACTCCCTATTCGCCCAATACCGCTCTGAGGGCAGGCTGGACAGAGCCCTAAGCATCATTTTGGTGATTTCGATTGTCTCCTCGGGAATAGCGCTCGCCTACGTCATCGCTGTGCCTCGTCAAGGAGAGTCCTTCACCGAGTTCTACATCCTAGGGCCGGGCCACAACGCCTCCGGCTACCCGCACCGACTAAGGGTCGGAGAGCAGGCCAACGTTATAGTTGGCATCGCTAATCACGAGCGTCGCCAGGTACATTACTTCATCCAGACCTGGCTAGTCAACGCCAGCTTCATCGACAACCGCACCGTGGTGCACGAGTTATATTATCTGGAGCAGTTCGATGTAGTGCTGGGGCATAAGGACGTCGACCTCGAGTCCCCTTGGGAATCGCAGTGGGAGATGAACTACTCCTTCTCCATCCCCATCGAGGGCAAATATAAGGTATGGTTCTTCCTCTTTCTGGACCAGGTGCCTTGGTACGCGGAAGGGTTGCAGTACATGCAAGATTGCAGGGGTACACCCAGCGAAGAGCTGGTGCAGAAAGCGGTGAGAAATGAGCTCTTGAGCCTTAATCTCAACCTCGATGTGCGCGCTTGA
- a CDS encoding oligosaccharide flippase family protein: protein MIGRQSLLILAVRLLTSFLGFVGLFLITNLLGPEVYGSIAFTLSLLAAFNAVADLGFNSAHIKKVSEGQDLKDCLATFAMIKMFLIGLLVAVTILSVFAYFAIMGMVFSPESIELITLFTLYYVLYNLSSIVTTTYYGMLKIAKAQLMILADVGVRIPLIAIVAFAGGDTVSLAFAYVAAGISVVITAFLLLMRDGIRWGRPTLYKSYARFALPLALVVIVGTASANVDKILIGYFHSPVSVAFYSSSQSFLSVVALVGVSVSTITFPSFSKWHARGEVEAIRRVTLAAERYITMFGLPITALLFLFPTEIAVALFGPRFTEAGGPMRWLSLATFLNLANAVHASQINAVNRPDIDAKLTFLNFLIFVPLLLITVPNDLLGMPMLGLSYTGAAISLLISTSVVFMATRLVVLGLTGTSSNPCILYQLLAMFASSVLLILISNLMPITNWVILLLYVAMAMGSFSVVLYALGELRADDIRYILDMLNPHKLVRYSIDEVKARPKG, encoded by the coding sequence ATGATTGGAAGGCAATCCCTGCTAATATTGGCCGTGAGGCTGCTCACTTCGTTCCTTGGATTCGTGGGACTCTTCCTCATAACCAATCTACTAGGGCCAGAGGTCTATGGCTCCATCGCCTTCACCCTCTCGCTCCTGGCCGCCTTCAACGCCGTGGCGGACCTGGGGTTCAACAGCGCTCACATCAAGAAGGTCTCGGAAGGACAGGATCTGAAGGATTGCCTGGCCACCTTCGCTATGATCAAAATGTTTCTGATTGGCCTGTTGGTCGCCGTTACGATACTTTCTGTCTTTGCTTATTTTGCAATCATGGGCATGGTATTTTCTCCAGAGTCAATAGAACTCATCACACTGTTCACGCTATATTATGTACTCTATAATCTTTCCAGCATCGTAACCACGACATATTATGGGATGCTGAAGATAGCCAAAGCCCAACTAATGATCTTGGCTGATGTTGGGGTAAGGATACCTTTGATCGCCATTGTGGCCTTTGCTGGTGGTGATACCGTTTCGCTAGCTTTCGCATACGTGGCTGCTGGCATCTCCGTTGTCATCACTGCCTTCTTGCTCCTAATGAGAGATGGGATCAGATGGGGGAGACCTACACTATACAAATCTTATGCGCGATTCGCACTTCCGTTGGCGTTAGTGGTGATCGTTGGGACAGCTAGCGCCAACGTTGACAAAATCCTCATAGGCTACTTTCATTCTCCGGTCTCTGTTGCCTTCTATTCCTCGAGTCAATCCTTCTTGAGTGTGGTCGCCCTTGTGGGGGTTTCGGTTTCGACCATAACTTTCCCCTCATTTTCCAAATGGCATGCGAGAGGCGAAGTTGAAGCCATCAGACGTGTCACCTTGGCAGCCGAGAGGTATATCACTATGTTCGGTCTTCCCATAACCGCTCTCCTTTTCCTCTTCCCCACCGAGATTGCCGTCGCTCTATTTGGGCCTAGGTTCACAGAGGCTGGAGGCCCGATGAGATGGCTCTCCCTCGCTACCTTCTTAAATCTGGCCAACGCGGTTCATGCTTCACAGATAAATGCTGTGAATAGACCTGATATCGATGCTAAACTAACCTTTCTAAACTTCCTGATCTTCGTCCCGCTTTTGCTTATCACAGTACCAAATGACCTACTGGGGATGCCCATGCTTGGCCTTTCCTACACAGGTGCAGCAATATCCTTGCTCATCTCCACGTCTGTGGTGTTTATGGCTACCAGACTGGTAGTGCTTGGCTTGACAGGTACATCCTCAAATCCCTGCATCCTCTATCAGTTGCTGGCAATGTTTGCGAGTTCAGTACTATTAATATTGATATCCAATTTAATGCCCATAACGAACTGGGTCATCCTCTTGCTCTATGTGGCTATGGCAATGGGGTCCTTCTCAGTGGTGCTCTATGCGCTTGGAGAGCTAAGGGCCGACGATATCCGATATATATTGGACATGCTCAACCCACATAAGCTGGTGCGCTACTCCATCGATGAAGTTAAGGCGAGACCAAAAGGATGA
- a CDS encoding universal stress protein has protein sequence MLEKVLIPVDFSPQCAMMVECARELKDIGTKSVTVLHVLARGRNLRDEEKKKLDEMCSKLNDAGIQATLVIRQGDPVEEILKESEKDTVDMIAMASGGKSRAEAFFVGSVSFGVIRRSSKPVLLDKYPEGEGAACRIGQHLFRHALVSVDIPMCSTNLEDLFDTLCMRGLKEATLFHVIDSSKYNISDDKRFATVKLALDKMRKKARGGECQVSSHVHFGSISYNILEAIKEVDASLVIIGTRKMSYLRGAALGSTAEEVVRKCTVPVLVVPC, from the coding sequence ATGCTAGAGAAGGTCCTCATCCCAGTGGATTTCTCGCCGCAATGCGCCATGATGGTCGAGTGCGCCAGAGAGCTTAAAGACATAGGGACTAAATCAGTTACAGTGCTCCATGTCCTTGCACGGGGAAGGAACTTGAGGGATGAAGAAAAGAAGAAGCTTGATGAAATGTGCTCCAAGCTGAATGATGCCGGAATTCAAGCGACCCTGGTCATACGCCAGGGAGACCCTGTGGAAGAGATATTGAAGGAATCGGAGAAGGACACCGTGGACATGATCGCAATGGCCTCCGGCGGGAAATCCAGAGCAGAGGCATTCTTCGTTGGCTCTGTATCTTTCGGAGTCATTCGCAGGTCATCAAAGCCTGTTCTCTTGGATAAATATCCTGAAGGGGAGGGGGCGGCTTGTCGCATCGGGCAGCACCTCTTTCGGCATGCCCTAGTATCAGTGGATATTCCCATGTGCTCCACCAATCTAGAGGATCTTTTCGATACGCTCTGCATGCGAGGACTTAAGGAAGCTACCTTATTCCATGTTATCGACTCATCAAAATACAATATAAGTGATGACAAGAGATTCGCCACGGTCAAGCTGGCCCTTGACAAGATGAGAAAGAAAGCTAGGGGAGGAGAATGCCAAGTCAGCTCTCACGTGCATTTCGGGTCCATATCCTACAACATACTGGAAGCAATTAAGGAGGTCGATGCTTCTCTCGTCATAATAGGGACCAGGAAGATGTCCTATCTTAGAGGCGCAGCGCTTGGTTCCACTGCTGAGGAGGTGGTGCGGAAGTGCACCGTGCCGGTCCTTGTCGTCCCCTGCTGA